The following are from one region of the Megachile rotundata isolate GNS110a chromosome 15, iyMegRotu1, whole genome shotgun sequence genome:
- the Ctps gene encoding CTP synthase isoform X3, protein MKYILVTGGVISGVGKGVIASSFGTILKHCGIRVTSIKIDPYINIDAGTFSPYEHGEVYVLDDGGEVDLDLGNYERFLDVTLHRDNNITTGKIYQHVISKERHGDYLGKTVQVVPHITDAIQEWVERVANQPVTESSDQPDPRSTGEPKTKPTQSSVRELRGLGLSPDLIVCRSENPIGDSVKEKISNFCHVAPEQVITVHDLSSIYRVPLLMESQGVIEFLNDRLQLNIGMPRPRCFMRKWRDLADRIDHLRKEVNIALVGKYTKLEDSYASVTKALQHACIQAGYKLKLTYIEADNLEQTMKTTNPVLYHEAWQQLCKSSGVIVPGGFGKRGMQGKMEACKWCRINDKPYLGICLGLQVAVIEFARNVLGIEDANSIEIDPKTDYPLVIDMPEHNPGHMGGTMRLGKRRTLFTDDNSIIKQLYGNKNYIEERHRHRYEINPKYIEELEEAGLKFVGHNEDKLRMEIAELKEHSYYVATQFHPEYLSRPLKPSPPFLGLILASVGKLKYYLARGCRFSPHEVNDSESADNDYLYDSMAKPELSETPSRSSSTTSGVND, encoded by the exons atgaaatacatttTAGTAACTGGTGGTGTAATAAGTGGAGTCGGTAAAGGTGTTATTGCCAGTTCTTTTGGTACTATACTTAAACATTGCGGCATTCGTGTGACGTCTATTAAGATAGATCCTTATATAAATATTGATGCTGGAACTTTTTCACCTTATGAACATG GGGAAGTATACGTATTGGATGATGGTGGAGAGGTAGATCTTGATCTTGGAAACTATGAACGTTTCTTAGATGTGACTTTACACAGAGACAACAATATTACAACTGGGAAAATTTATCAGCATGTAATTTCAAAAGAAAGGCACGGTGATTACTTGGGAAAAACAGTTCAAG TGGTACCTCACATAACAGATGCTATCCAGGAATGGGTTGAACGAGTAGCGAATCAACCAGTAACAGAAAGCAGTGATCAGCCTGAT CCACGATCCACAGGAGAGCCAAAAACAAAACCCACTCAGTCTAGCGTGAGAGAATTACGAGGATTAGGATTATCACCTGACCTGATAGTCTGTAGATCGGAAAATCCAATAGGAGATTCTGTgaaagaaaaaatttcaaatttttgtcacGTTGCACCGGAGCAG gTCATAACTGTTCATGATTTATCGTCTATATATCGAGTACCGCTTTTGATGGAATCGCAAGGCgtcattgaatttttaaatgacagATTACAACTAAATATTGGAATGCCACGACCAAGATGTTTCATGCGAAAGTGGAGAGATTTAGCAGATCGTATCGATCACTTACGAAAAGAGGTGAATATCGCATTAGTAGGAAAATATACGAAACTAGAAGATTCCTATGCGTCGGTTACGAAAGCGTTGCAACATGCCTGTATACAAGCTGGTTATAAACTTAAATTAACG TATATAGAGGCTGACAATTTAGAACAAACAATGAAAACAACAAATCCTGTATTGTACCACGAAGCTTGGCAACAACTTTGTAAAAGCAG CGGTGTCATAGTGCCGGGTGGTTTTGGTAAAAGAGGCATGCAAGGGAAAATGGAGGCATGTAAATGGTGTAGAATAAATGATAAAccgtatttaggtatttgtttGGGACTACAAGTAGCGGTTATTGAATTCGCAAGAAACGTTTTGGGCATTGAGGATGCAAATAGTATAGAAATCGATCCAAAAACTGATTATCCTCTCGTCATAGACATGCCAGAACATAATCCAGGTCATATGGGCGGAACTATGAGACTTGGAAAAAGACGTACTCTATTTACAGATGATAATTCTATTATAA aacAATTGTATGGTAACAAGAACTATATAGAAGAGAGGCACAGGCATAGATATGAAATCAATCCAAAATATATCGAAGAGTTAGAAGAAGCTGGACTGAAATTTGTAG GTCATAACGAAGATAAACTACGTATGGAAATAGCCGAATTAAAAGAACATAGTTACTATGTTGCTACTCAATTTCATCCGGAATATTTATCGAGACCGTTGAAACCTTCTCCTCCATTCTTAGGATTAATTTTAGCTAGCGTtggcaaattaaaatattatttagctAGAGGTTGTCGATTCTCACCTCACGAAGTCAATGATAGTGAGTCAG CAGATAACGATTACCTCTATGATTCCATGGCGAAACCAGAACTGAGCGAAACACCTAGTAGAAGTAGTAGCACCACATCGGGCGTTAATGATTGA
- the Ctps gene encoding CTP synthase isoform X2 produces the protein MKYILVTGGVISGVGKGVIASSFGTILKHCGIRVTSIKIDPYINIDAGTFSPYEHGEVYVLDDGGEVDLDLGNYERFLDVTLHRDNNITTGKIYQHVISKERHGDYLGKTVQVVPHITDAIQEWVERVANQPVTESSDQPDVCIVELGGTIGDIEGMPFVEAFRQFQFRVKKENFCCAHVSLVPQPRSTGEPKTKPTQSSVRELRGLGLSPDLIVCRSENPIGDSVKEKISNFCHVAPEQVITVHDLSSIYRVPLLMESQGVIEFLNDRLQLNIGMPRPRCFMRKWRDLADRIDHLRKEVNIALVGKYTKLEDSYASVTKALQHACIQAGYKLKLTYIEADNLEQTMKTTNPVLYHEAWQQLCKSSGVIVPGGFGKRGMQGKMEACKWCRINDKPYLGICLGLQVAVIEFARNVLGIEDANSIEIDPKTDYPLVIDMPEHNPGHMGGTMRLGKRRTLFTDDNSIIKQLYGNKNYIEERHRHRYEINPKYIEELEEAGLKFVGHNEDKLRMEIAELKEHSYYVATQFHPEYLSRPLKPSPPFLGLILASVGKLKYYLARGCRFSPHEVNDSESDNDYLYDSMAKPELSETPSRSSSTTSGVND, from the exons atgaaatacatttTAGTAACTGGTGGTGTAATAAGTGGAGTCGGTAAAGGTGTTATTGCCAGTTCTTTTGGTACTATACTTAAACATTGCGGCATTCGTGTGACGTCTATTAAGATAGATCCTTATATAAATATTGATGCTGGAACTTTTTCACCTTATGAACATG GGGAAGTATACGTATTGGATGATGGTGGAGAGGTAGATCTTGATCTTGGAAACTATGAACGTTTCTTAGATGTGACTTTACACAGAGACAACAATATTACAACTGGGAAAATTTATCAGCATGTAATTTCAAAAGAAAGGCACGGTGATTACTTGGGAAAAACAGTTCAAG TGGTACCTCACATAACAGATGCTATCCAGGAATGGGTTGAACGAGTAGCGAATCAACCAGTAACAGAAAGCAGTGATCAGCCTGAT GTTTGTATTGTTGAGTTGGGTGGAACTATAGGAGACATTGAAGGAATGCCATTTGTAGAAGCTTTTAGACAGTTTCAGTTTAGGGTGAAAAAAGAAAACTTTTGCTGTGCTCATGTATCTCTAGTGCCACAA CCACGATCCACAGGAGAGCCAAAAACAAAACCCACTCAGTCTAGCGTGAGAGAATTACGAGGATTAGGATTATCACCTGACCTGATAGTCTGTAGATCGGAAAATCCAATAGGAGATTCTGTgaaagaaaaaatttcaaatttttgtcacGTTGCACCGGAGCAG gTCATAACTGTTCATGATTTATCGTCTATATATCGAGTACCGCTTTTGATGGAATCGCAAGGCgtcattgaatttttaaatgacagATTACAACTAAATATTGGAATGCCACGACCAAGATGTTTCATGCGAAAGTGGAGAGATTTAGCAGATCGTATCGATCACTTACGAAAAGAGGTGAATATCGCATTAGTAGGAAAATATACGAAACTAGAAGATTCCTATGCGTCGGTTACGAAAGCGTTGCAACATGCCTGTATACAAGCTGGTTATAAACTTAAATTAACG TATATAGAGGCTGACAATTTAGAACAAACAATGAAAACAACAAATCCTGTATTGTACCACGAAGCTTGGCAACAACTTTGTAAAAGCAG CGGTGTCATAGTGCCGGGTGGTTTTGGTAAAAGAGGCATGCAAGGGAAAATGGAGGCATGTAAATGGTGTAGAATAAATGATAAAccgtatttaggtatttgtttGGGACTACAAGTAGCGGTTATTGAATTCGCAAGAAACGTTTTGGGCATTGAGGATGCAAATAGTATAGAAATCGATCCAAAAACTGATTATCCTCTCGTCATAGACATGCCAGAACATAATCCAGGTCATATGGGCGGAACTATGAGACTTGGAAAAAGACGTACTCTATTTACAGATGATAATTCTATTATAA aacAATTGTATGGTAACAAGAACTATATAGAAGAGAGGCACAGGCATAGATATGAAATCAATCCAAAATATATCGAAGAGTTAGAAGAAGCTGGACTGAAATTTGTAG GTCATAACGAAGATAAACTACGTATGGAAATAGCCGAATTAAAAGAACATAGTTACTATGTTGCTACTCAATTTCATCCGGAATATTTATCGAGACCGTTGAAACCTTCTCCTCCATTCTTAGGATTAATTTTAGCTAGCGTtggcaaattaaaatattatttagctAGAGGTTGTCGATTCTCACCTCACGAAGTCAATGATAGTGAGTCAG ATAACGATTACCTCTATGATTCCATGGCGAAACCAGAACTGAGCGAAACACCTAGTAGAAGTAGTAGCACCACATCGGGCGTTAATGATTGA
- the Ctps gene encoding CTP synthase isoform X1: MKYILVTGGVISGVGKGVIASSFGTILKHCGIRVTSIKIDPYINIDAGTFSPYEHGEVYVLDDGGEVDLDLGNYERFLDVTLHRDNNITTGKIYQHVISKERHGDYLGKTVQVVPHITDAIQEWVERVANQPVTESSDQPDVCIVELGGTIGDIEGMPFVEAFRQFQFRVKKENFCCAHVSLVPQPRSTGEPKTKPTQSSVRELRGLGLSPDLIVCRSENPIGDSVKEKISNFCHVAPEQVITVHDLSSIYRVPLLMESQGVIEFLNDRLQLNIGMPRPRCFMRKWRDLADRIDHLRKEVNIALVGKYTKLEDSYASVTKALQHACIQAGYKLKLTYIEADNLEQTMKTTNPVLYHEAWQQLCKSSGVIVPGGFGKRGMQGKMEACKWCRINDKPYLGICLGLQVAVIEFARNVLGIEDANSIEIDPKTDYPLVIDMPEHNPGHMGGTMRLGKRRTLFTDDNSIIKQLYGNKNYIEERHRHRYEINPKYIEELEEAGLKFVGHNEDKLRMEIAELKEHSYYVATQFHPEYLSRPLKPSPPFLGLILASVGKLKYYLARGCRFSPHEVNDSESADNDYLYDSMAKPELSETPSRSSSTTSGVND; encoded by the exons atgaaatacatttTAGTAACTGGTGGTGTAATAAGTGGAGTCGGTAAAGGTGTTATTGCCAGTTCTTTTGGTACTATACTTAAACATTGCGGCATTCGTGTGACGTCTATTAAGATAGATCCTTATATAAATATTGATGCTGGAACTTTTTCACCTTATGAACATG GGGAAGTATACGTATTGGATGATGGTGGAGAGGTAGATCTTGATCTTGGAAACTATGAACGTTTCTTAGATGTGACTTTACACAGAGACAACAATATTACAACTGGGAAAATTTATCAGCATGTAATTTCAAAAGAAAGGCACGGTGATTACTTGGGAAAAACAGTTCAAG TGGTACCTCACATAACAGATGCTATCCAGGAATGGGTTGAACGAGTAGCGAATCAACCAGTAACAGAAAGCAGTGATCAGCCTGAT GTTTGTATTGTTGAGTTGGGTGGAACTATAGGAGACATTGAAGGAATGCCATTTGTAGAAGCTTTTAGACAGTTTCAGTTTAGGGTGAAAAAAGAAAACTTTTGCTGTGCTCATGTATCTCTAGTGCCACAA CCACGATCCACAGGAGAGCCAAAAACAAAACCCACTCAGTCTAGCGTGAGAGAATTACGAGGATTAGGATTATCACCTGACCTGATAGTCTGTAGATCGGAAAATCCAATAGGAGATTCTGTgaaagaaaaaatttcaaatttttgtcacGTTGCACCGGAGCAG gTCATAACTGTTCATGATTTATCGTCTATATATCGAGTACCGCTTTTGATGGAATCGCAAGGCgtcattgaatttttaaatgacagATTACAACTAAATATTGGAATGCCACGACCAAGATGTTTCATGCGAAAGTGGAGAGATTTAGCAGATCGTATCGATCACTTACGAAAAGAGGTGAATATCGCATTAGTAGGAAAATATACGAAACTAGAAGATTCCTATGCGTCGGTTACGAAAGCGTTGCAACATGCCTGTATACAAGCTGGTTATAAACTTAAATTAACG TATATAGAGGCTGACAATTTAGAACAAACAATGAAAACAACAAATCCTGTATTGTACCACGAAGCTTGGCAACAACTTTGTAAAAGCAG CGGTGTCATAGTGCCGGGTGGTTTTGGTAAAAGAGGCATGCAAGGGAAAATGGAGGCATGTAAATGGTGTAGAATAAATGATAAAccgtatttaggtatttgtttGGGACTACAAGTAGCGGTTATTGAATTCGCAAGAAACGTTTTGGGCATTGAGGATGCAAATAGTATAGAAATCGATCCAAAAACTGATTATCCTCTCGTCATAGACATGCCAGAACATAATCCAGGTCATATGGGCGGAACTATGAGACTTGGAAAAAGACGTACTCTATTTACAGATGATAATTCTATTATAA aacAATTGTATGGTAACAAGAACTATATAGAAGAGAGGCACAGGCATAGATATGAAATCAATCCAAAATATATCGAAGAGTTAGAAGAAGCTGGACTGAAATTTGTAG GTCATAACGAAGATAAACTACGTATGGAAATAGCCGAATTAAAAGAACATAGTTACTATGTTGCTACTCAATTTCATCCGGAATATTTATCGAGACCGTTGAAACCTTCTCCTCCATTCTTAGGATTAATTTTAGCTAGCGTtggcaaattaaaatattatttagctAGAGGTTGTCGATTCTCACCTCACGAAGTCAATGATAGTGAGTCAG CAGATAACGATTACCTCTATGATTCCATGGCGAAACCAGAACTGAGCGAAACACCTAGTAGAAGTAGTAGCACCACATCGGGCGTTAATGATTGA
- the Ctps gene encoding CTP synthase isoform X4, giving the protein MKYILVTGGVISGVGKGVIASSFGTILKHCGIRVTSIKIDPYINIDAGTFSPYEHGEVYVLDDGGEVDLDLGNYERFLDVTLHRDNNITTGKIYQHVISKERHGDYLGKTVQVVPHITDAIQEWVERVANQPVTESSDQPDVCIVELGGTIGDIEGMPFVEAFRQFQFRVKKENFCCAHVSLVPQPRSTGEPKTKPTQSSVRELRGLGLSPDLIVCRSENPIGDSVKEKISNFCHVAPEQVITVHDLSSIYRVPLLMESQGVIEFLNDRLQLNIGMPRPRCFMRKWRDLADRIDHLRKEVNIALVGKYTKLEDSYASVTKALQHACIQAGYKLKLTYIEADNLEQTMKTTNPVLYHEAWQQLCKSSGVIVPGGFGKRGMQGKMEACKWCRINDKPYLGICLGLQVAVIEFARNVLGIEDANSIEIDPKTDYPLVIDMPEHNPGHMGGTMRLGKRRTLFTDDNSIIKQLYGNKNYIEERHRHRYEINPKYIEELEEAGLKFVITKINYVWK; this is encoded by the exons atgaaatacatttTAGTAACTGGTGGTGTAATAAGTGGAGTCGGTAAAGGTGTTATTGCCAGTTCTTTTGGTACTATACTTAAACATTGCGGCATTCGTGTGACGTCTATTAAGATAGATCCTTATATAAATATTGATGCTGGAACTTTTTCACCTTATGAACATG GGGAAGTATACGTATTGGATGATGGTGGAGAGGTAGATCTTGATCTTGGAAACTATGAACGTTTCTTAGATGTGACTTTACACAGAGACAACAATATTACAACTGGGAAAATTTATCAGCATGTAATTTCAAAAGAAAGGCACGGTGATTACTTGGGAAAAACAGTTCAAG TGGTACCTCACATAACAGATGCTATCCAGGAATGGGTTGAACGAGTAGCGAATCAACCAGTAACAGAAAGCAGTGATCAGCCTGAT GTTTGTATTGTTGAGTTGGGTGGAACTATAGGAGACATTGAAGGAATGCCATTTGTAGAAGCTTTTAGACAGTTTCAGTTTAGGGTGAAAAAAGAAAACTTTTGCTGTGCTCATGTATCTCTAGTGCCACAA CCACGATCCACAGGAGAGCCAAAAACAAAACCCACTCAGTCTAGCGTGAGAGAATTACGAGGATTAGGATTATCACCTGACCTGATAGTCTGTAGATCGGAAAATCCAATAGGAGATTCTGTgaaagaaaaaatttcaaatttttgtcacGTTGCACCGGAGCAG gTCATAACTGTTCATGATTTATCGTCTATATATCGAGTACCGCTTTTGATGGAATCGCAAGGCgtcattgaatttttaaatgacagATTACAACTAAATATTGGAATGCCACGACCAAGATGTTTCATGCGAAAGTGGAGAGATTTAGCAGATCGTATCGATCACTTACGAAAAGAGGTGAATATCGCATTAGTAGGAAAATATACGAAACTAGAAGATTCCTATGCGTCGGTTACGAAAGCGTTGCAACATGCCTGTATACAAGCTGGTTATAAACTTAAATTAACG TATATAGAGGCTGACAATTTAGAACAAACAATGAAAACAACAAATCCTGTATTGTACCACGAAGCTTGGCAACAACTTTGTAAAAGCAG CGGTGTCATAGTGCCGGGTGGTTTTGGTAAAAGAGGCATGCAAGGGAAAATGGAGGCATGTAAATGGTGTAGAATAAATGATAAAccgtatttaggtatttgtttGGGACTACAAGTAGCGGTTATTGAATTCGCAAGAAACGTTTTGGGCATTGAGGATGCAAATAGTATAGAAATCGATCCAAAAACTGATTATCCTCTCGTCATAGACATGCCAGAACATAATCCAGGTCATATGGGCGGAACTATGAGACTTGGAAAAAGACGTACTCTATTTACAGATGATAATTCTATTATAA aacAATTGTATGGTAACAAGAACTATATAGAAGAGAGGCACAGGCATAGATATGAAATCAATCCAAAATATATCGAAGAGTTAGAAGAAGCTGGACTGAAATTT GTCATAACGAAGATAAACTACGTATGGAAATAG
- the RpS15 gene encoding ribosomal protein S15 translates to MAEAEETQKKKRCFRKFTFRGVDLDQLLDMPNEQLMVLMHARARRRFSHGLKRKSMALVKKLRKAKKETPPNEKPEIVKTHLRNMIIVPEMVGSIVGVYNGKTFNQVEIKPEMIGHYLGEFSVTYKPVKHGRPGIGATHSSRFIPLK, encoded by the exons ATGGCTGAG GCAGAGGAAACTCAGAAGAAAAAAAGGTGTTTCCGAAAGTTCACCTTTCGAGGAGTTGATCTTGATCAACTCTTGGATATGCCAAA tGAGCAGCTGATGGTTTTGATGCATGCTCGGGCTCGTAGGAGATTTTCCCATGGATTAAAGCGAAAATCTATGGCTCTTGTGAAAAAGTTACGCAAAGCCAAAAAGGAAACACCACCCAACGAAAAGCCAGAAATCGTGAAGACTCATTTGCGCAACATGATCATAGTACCCGAAATGGTTGGCTCTATTGTAGGTGTTTATAATGGAAAGACATTCAATCAGGTTGAAATCAAACCAGAAATGATCGGTCATTATCTGGGAGAATTCTCTGTTACTTACAAACCTGTAAAACACGGTAGACCAGGTATCGGTGCTACCCATTCTTCAAGGTTTATTCCACTGAAATAA